The Arvicola amphibius chromosome 5, mArvAmp1.2, whole genome shotgun sequence genome contains the following window.
TCTTTTGTTAGCCAGAGAATTACCATTCTTAATACTTGTATGGTTTTGGAAATAACAAAGAGTGATATTAAGTATTGTgttccacatatatatatatatatatatatatatatatatatatatatatatatatatatatatgtaggagTCTTCAGTGTGTACTTCACTGAGACCAAAAGCTTTGAAACCTACCACCTAAAAATGCTGGTCAGCCATATAACCTGTTTCTCACGCTTCAGCATGTACTTGGCATTGAACCTGGAGACTCTGTCCTTTACAGCACTGCTGAGAAATGGTAGCTCTTTTTAAGGACACTAGTGTAgcccatgttcttggatttgcTACAGTCCTCCtgtctgctccctgagtgctgagattgtaagTGTATGCCATCACACCTTGCTGGctttaagttgtgtgtgtgttgtatgtatatggtgtgtacatgtgaatgtgcatgtctgtgtgcttgGCATTCTGTATTTTAATCTATTGCTTTCTACATTActtgtttagacagggtctcactgaactggaagcttggCATTTTAGCTGGATTGATAGTGGCCTTCAAGTGTTCAGGATCTGCCTTTCTGAGCACTTTTCTAATGTGGTTACCGGTGTAGTGCATGGAGCCATATAAACTtcatatgtgggtgctggggatttgaacttgagtcccactgagtcatctccccaaccccctACACAATATTTTAATACTGTAATTTCACTATATAATCTGTACTTCTGGCTAATAGGAAACAGTGGGTTTTAActgaggggagggggaaatgcCCTTTCTAGTATCTGGTttagtgttgcacacctttagttctagcattcaggaggagACTAAAGTCAGTAGGACTGCCACAGGCTCCAGGGTATCTTGGTCTAAAATCAGACCCTGTTCAGAAAGAGACTGATAGATCATGCACACACTTAGAAATGTGGAAAGTTAACTATAACTTTAGCACACTCAGAAATGgccacttttttcttctttggggagGATTTGTTAATGTGATGTGATTACAATTTCATGACTACTTTTTATATGGACTGTGCTATATATGTGCAGAATTATATACTAATTTGGGTTAGAAATGTAACACAATTTCTTTATTGAAGCTGGACTTCAAGAGTTCACTACTGTGCTACAGCCCAGCTCTTACCTAGTTTTATAAAATGGTCTTATATAACTGAGGTTGGCCCTGAACTGGCCATTCTCCTGTCCTCCCCATCGCCGCAGTACTGAGATTTACATGCCTGTAACTATTTTTTACTTATAGCTTAtgaatgtgtttcattttgtttgtactTTTGTCTTGATACATTTATGTGCATTTACCTCACAAGCTGAATTTTCAATAGTTTTCTGCATTGTCAGAGTTATGAAAACTCTTGGAAATATAGATTACCATAATTTATTACAAATGACCTCTATCTCTTAGCAGAAATAACTGCATGTCTACTTCTTAGTATTCAGGTTTATTCTAAATCCTTagaaacatgtttcttttttcatgttaaCCTGTACTTTTTACCCATGTTGTGGATCCAGTCCGTGCTTTGCAGACcctctaccagtgagctacattCTCCTTTATAAATTAacttgtgttttgtctgcaagtaTGTCCGTGCACCGCACATGTGCCTGTTGCCTGTGTAACAGGTCAGAtaagggtgttggattttctgGGGatattctggaactggaattatggatgctgggaaccaaacctgggtcctctgcaaaagcaacaaatgaACTTAGCAGCCATCCCTCTAATCCCTataagtgtttttttgtttgttttttatgcttttcatttctaaaaagtAGTTTCTGCTTCTTGTTGTGTGTTTAGTTTTGGGGGTGCTATAAATCCAACCCAGGTCCTGTGACCTGGTCCAGCCAGTAGTTTCTGAACTCTTGAAGTTGACTTTTTGTGGCTAGCTTTCCATGTGCCAGAAACTATAATGACATCCCCTGTAGCTACATAGATTGAACATGAGGTCTAAAAGGTTACTGTCTCTTTAAGGGTACATGGAATGTTTGTTCTTTGTCTTTAGTTACTAGGGAGACCACCACAGTTAGCTGGAAGGCAGTTggagccaggcagagagaggaggtaaGAGGTGGGTTCTGCTCAGAATTGCTGGCTCTGGCCCTTATGGTTTAAAAGACCTGTCTAGAAACAAAGACATCTGGAGAGGGTGTTTAGATTATGATTAtatgaaagaggaaaggagggggctGGTTTTTGTTAGGGACTGAGGGTGGAaggtattttgcttttctgagatagAGCCTGAGAACAGTGTCATTAGGACCTTACCAGGAAGACTGGGCAAAatcaaaatgattatttatttgtttacttacttattttggaaTATACAGTCTCCTTGTgtattccagactggcctcaaactcatgatcttctgtttgcttcagcctctgtgtgctgggattatagataggTACCACCTTGCCTGGCTCTCAAATATACATAGATACCAcatcacattgattttttttttaagcaaatatAAATTTAGTCCTCTAAATTGCTTAGATTTTAAATTAACTTCTACATtactaaattttaaagaaaaacaattacataatttttttattcaggCTCATaacttctttgtgtttcttctcgATGTTGTGTTTCTCTGTGCTGGGTCTGCTTCATGATAGGTTCGTAATTGAATTCCGAAGCGGCTGATATAGCCTGAGCCTTCTTCTCACCTTGCCTTTGACTCTTCCTGGATGCCCGTCGTTCAGAGTATACCAGTGCCACTACTTCTCTGTTCTTCAGATAGCCTTGCAGGTCACTCAGAATAGGTTAGGTAgaatttgctttttcttggttgttGGTGTGTGGTTTAGTCACGATTGCTTAAGATCTGTAATATATTTTCCCTCCTGTAGGAGCTTGCCCGGGAAGCAGTTCCTTTTGGTTGTTGGAAGCTCCAGAATCTTCTCACTGATGGACTGAGATTGACAGAGGTGCGGTGAGGCCTGGCTGTCTGCTGGACCTGGTTCCCAGGTTCATTGTTATATGTAGGATTTTCAGCCAAAGATTTCCAAACTTTCAGTTTGGGGACAGGTAAGTGGcattatttgtataaataaatgagtataatgtatcatttatatgtatttttaataatctaAAATACCAGATTTTATACCCTTAACAGCAGCACAGCTGTGTTTAATGAATGACCATTATTAAGAATTTtactcggtttttttttttttttttaaagaaagaattttgctgtttctttgttttcattttgactaTGTTATCAGTTTGTAAGCCTTAATTGTGTAGTTtctgttaaatgaaaaaaaaaaaaaacagttttgtgGAGAAAAAGCGGCCTTGCCTCTTGGGCTCTGGCAGGACGACGACTTAGGAAGGCAGGCTGGCCCCTAAACTGCACTCTGAGGAGAGATGCAGTGTTGCCTGAAATTAGGATGCAGCTGTCTTGCTTCAGCTTGTCTggagtatggctcagtggtaaaataaAAGAGCTTattgtaaaaatgttttgttgCCTAAATGGCAAAACCATACTTCTCTCCCCAAGATTTTCTAACTAGAATGAACAAGCCATTGCAGTAGATAGTTTGCTATTTACTCAGCTGTGTATATTTAGgtatttttctacatttaaaaaatttttactttcatGTGTATAGacattttgtctgtgtgcatgactgtgcaccatgtgtatgcagaaCCCACAGGGGCCAGAGGGGCTGAGAGTAGAATAAATTATTAGCTCTCTGTGGGTACTGAGACTCGAGTTTAGCTCctgaagagtggccagtgctcttaactgctgagcatctctccggCCCTAGCTATGTGTATTTAAAAGGAATACACTAGGTGGGCTTGGTAGtgatgtctttaattccagcaatggggaggcagaggtgggtggatctctgaattctaggccagtcagttacatggtgagacccagtctccaaaaggatagagaaaggagCACACCTCTGCCTTGGGAAGCCAGCCCCACCTCTGAGTGACAACAGTTTAATGCcattatttctgctcttggtgTCCAGGTGAGGGGTTGGCACCTGACTTAGTTGGCTTCTGGCTTTTACCATTTTAGGGGAAGAAACCTAAGGTGGCTAAGGTGATTCTTCACTCAGTAGCTTCCCGTGACCTGAAGGCCAAGGTTACAGGGTGAGAAAGATTAGTGCTGGGCAGCCTGTGACAGTTATCTACTAAACTGCtaggaaagaaaacattatttaggGTGCtgataactttaaattttctgtgtttGCATTTTTAGGGTTTTCGTTTAATACCAATCCTTTCCCTAAGATGGAGCATGTAATAAAATCATTCATCACTAGCATTTAAATGCTATTGAAGTTTGGACAGCTAGGAAAAGAATTCTCAAGGTATATACCTTTTCcaattttatcaattttaaacaagaataaaaacttcattttattttagaaagaaagtgaaattttagaaattttagaaagaaGGTGAAAGACCTgagtgtgtggtggtgcatgctggaatcctagcacttggggtgCTGAGGCATGAGGGCTACCACCTTTGCCACGTGATAATACAAGACCTTAGGGCGGGATACACACATGGCGATGCTTGGGCAGTCAGTAATATACCTTAAAGCTTGTTGATTATATCAGTAGGTCAGGGATCTGGGCAGTTGTTGTTCTTAACTTGGTGTCCACAAGAGTTACTCCATGCTCAGTTGGCTCCAGTGTTGAAGACACCGTCCCTCCCAGTCTAGGCCCTGCATGAGAGCAAAACAGTCAGGGCCAAAGCCCCAGTCAGTCTGGGCCCAGAAGTGGCACACAGCATGTGCCCTGCGCTCACTGATGGCCATCAGCAGCCTGACTACACAGAAGGCCTTGAGAATAGTCTGGCCTCTGGTGGCCTCACTGATTGAATGTGTGTTCATGCTGCTTGGACTGCCCTCCCTTGTTAGTTTCCTACCCAGTTTGTTTACGTTCACTCTCGACATTTGCTGCATAACTTAGAATCTCTTCATAAGTTACTTCACATCGTCTCATACACACCATGGGAAACAGTGATCAGAGCAGTTCTGCTCCTCTAGAAAATGCCTTAGCTTGCCATCCAGGACGACATAGTGTGGTGGCTTGGTAGTCTGCTGGTCACGGTGTAACTGCCTTCTATCATTAGGTATGGATGGCAAAGGGCACCTGAGCAATGAGGAAGCACCCAAGGCTATCAAACCCACCAGTAAAGAGTTCAGGAAAACCTGGGGGTTTCGAAGAACCACGATTGCCAAACGTGAGGGTGCAGGAGACACCGAGGTGGACCCCAGTGAGCAGCCACCACAACAGCATAGCCTCTCCCTGCGCCGCAGTGGACGGCAGCCAAAGCGCACCGAGAGAGTAGAAGAGTTCCTAACCACAGTTCGCCGCCGAGGGAGAAAGAATGTGCCGGTCTCCCTGGAGGATTCCAGTGAACCCACATCCTCCACAGTCACTGATGTGGAAACGGCCTCAGAAGGGAGTGTGGAGAGTAGTTCTGAGATCAGAAGTGGCCCTGCACCGGGCTCCTCAGGAAAAGAACAACATCCTGCCTCTTCTGAAAAGGCAAAAGGAGGTGATGAGGAAGAAGACACCTCTGACAGTGACAGCGATGGCCTAACTTTGAAGGAACTTCAGAACCGCCTTCGAAGGAAGCGAGAACAAGAACCTGTGGAGAGGCCCCTGAGAGGCGCTCAGAATCGCCTAAGGAAGAAACGCCGAGAGGAGGACCCTGCTGAAACTGGGAGTGCCCTAGCTGGCAGTACTGATGAGAACGCACCTGTTTGTAAGCAGGAGCCTGAAGCTAGTCAGGGACCAGTGTCCCAGTCAGAGAAAGATGACAAAGAAAATCAGTCAGAGGGGAAAGCAACTCAGGGAAGTAAAGAGGAAGGCCCCAGGGATGCGGGCAAACCAAAGCCTGAGTGTGAGGTTTACGACCCCAATGCCCTGTACTGCATCTGCCGCCAGCCTCACAACAACAggtaggtggagggagggagctcGTGCCCATTTTCAGAAAGAGCCAAGGGATGGAGACAGCGAGAGGACTCCCATTGCTTTGATGCCAAAGAGCTTAAAGCTGGGCTTGCCAGGCAGTTGGTTTATTGAAAAAGGATGAATGAGTCCTGtgaaaaaaagtggaaaaaacaaGGAGTGGATCCATGTGGACTACCTAGAGCCACCCTTTCCACTGTGGCAGACACAGAGTGTCCAGCGTGAGACAAGCCATGTGCAGCCAGTGGACACTAGATAGGTGAGAGCCAGCTGTTGTTCCAAAGACCCTATGGGAAAGTGTTACTCAGATCGTGACTGCATCCAGTGTGGTCTTTTGCTTGAGTTGGCTGCCAGGTGGTGATGGGGCATCCTTGTGGGGTTATTAGGGGATGAAGTTGTTGCTCCTGCTGCGTAGAGATGCTCTGAAGCCTCTAGTTCACTCTTAAAGTGGTCCGGCCAAAAAATGAAGAGCTAAGGAGTAGCACAATGGGtagaagctctgggtttgatccccagtgcctCATAAAAtggtatggtggcatatacctgtaatctcaactttcggaggcaggaagatcaaaaattCAAGATTATCCTTGGCTACCTAGGGAGTTTGAGAcacaagaaaccttgtctcaaaaaataaataagtaaatggaaaaaaaaaatgaatcagatTTGGAATATTGGTAACAGAAGGAAGGGCACGTGGATGTTTTAGTTCTGATCTCACtgttttttataatattaaaagttTGATTTGGTAATATGTTAGACAGTGACCACATAATCTTCCAATTTCAGGTTTATGATCTGCTGTGATCGATGTGAGGAGTGGTTCCATGGTGACTGTGTGGGTATTTCTGAGGCCCGAGGGCGACTCCTGGAGAGGAATGGGGAAGACTACATCTGCCCAAATTGCACCATTTTGCAAGTTCAGGATGAGACGGGTGCCAGTGCCACTGATGAGCAGGACACTGGGTGCAGACCTGTAGGTGCTGATGGCACAGACTGTACAAGCATAGGGGTAGTAGAACAGAAGTCTGGTGAAGACCAGGGGATAAAGGGTAGAATTGAAAAGGCGGCAAACCCCAGCGGCAAGAAAAAACTCAAGATATTCCAGCCTGtaagtatctgtctgtctgctgtgacAAGCACAAATGTCACTCACTGCTGGTGAAAACAAGACTAGAAGGGTATTCCTTTGCAGTGGCTTTTGGGGGGCATCATGCTACTGTTTCCCTCTTAGCTCAGCTCACGTGTGTCTGTGTCACTCTGGTTGGCCTCCAGTTTGTGACCCCTCTGTCTTAGCCTCCTTAGTGCTTAGTACTAGGATTGCAGATATGTACCACCAACACCATACTCAAATGGtcccttaaaggaaaaaaaaaatgtctccatgcTGCTGTTGACTaaggttggggggtgggggggaggttgTTGGTGTTCCATGTTTTGAGTGCTGGCAGAATCATTGAGAGAAAGGTAACTTGTATTCTCCCCTTAACATCTTGACCTGAGTTGTCACAGGCCTTTACTCATTGGGTTGTTTCTCTACTCATTCTTCCTTCTTGATCCATATTATCTCATGGGACCATGATGTGCACATTTCCTGTGAACTGAGACTGGCAGTCTTTGCTGCTGAGGAGGCCATCTCCACTAGGTGTAGAGTCTAGAATGTCACCGCCTTAGCATGCACTGTGTGCCGCAAGGCCAAAGAGTGATGGCTGCGTGAAATTGTGCTGTTGGTACCGTTTACTCGGAGTTATCGGTTTGATGTTTTTATTGCCAATATATTAGACATGGCCTGAATTTTATTCTGTGTAAACTTAGATCTGGTAGAAGAAAAGCAactatgttaaatatttaaactgAAGACTGACATTTTGCTTGGCTCAGTGTAAGGGACATGTTACTGTGTCCTTAGCTTTTCCGTCAACAGAATAGTATTGTAGCAGAGACGTCACATGTGCTGTTGCTGTGTGTGATTTCTGCTGCTGAGTTACAGACTTTGCTTAAAATTCCACCCTGGTATCCATGAGTCAGGTCTCGGTACAGAACCCTGACCCCAAAGGGGAACAAGAGTGTCCTTTCCCACGGCTTCATCTTGGCTGGAGGATGTGGTCTCATTAGAAGATAGCTAGAGGTGACCCACTTTGAGGTCTCTCAGCTGTCAGGCTTACGTCACATCTGGTCTTTCTGATATACTTCAAACTAAATGGTCACTAATTACTCAAAATGAATGTTTAATTGTATATCCTGAGTGTTAACACCACTTAAAAAAAGGCTGCCTTTCTTCAAAAACCACtggatttcttctcttttagGGTATGGCACATTTTCTCTTAAGAATTTTCACCTGAGGGCTGGGTGTGGCAGAGTCCACACTCTGGAGGCagtgtgagtttaaggctaacctggtctatacagtgagttccaggccaggcaagaAAGGCTACATTAGGagacctttttctttctcctggggGCCTGGAGAGGTAACTCAGTGACTAAAAACAttagatgctcttccagaggatctgggttcagttcacagca
Protein-coding sequences here:
- the Dido1 gene encoding death-inducer obliterator 1 isoform X2; its protein translation is MDGKGHLSNEEAPKAIKPTSKEFRKTWGFRRTTIAKREGAGDTEVDPSEQPPQQHSLSLRRSGRQPKRTERVEEFLTTVRRRGRKNVPVSLEDSSEPTSSTVTDVETASEGSVESSSEIRSGPAPGSSGKEQHPASSEKAKGGDEEEDTSDSDSDGLTLKELQNRLRRKREQEPVERPLRGAQNRLRKKRREEDPAETGSALAGSTDENAPVCKQEPEASQGPVSQSEKDDKENQSEGKATQGSKEEGPRDAGKPKPECEVYDPNALYCICRQPHNNRFMICCDRCEEWFHGDCVGISEARGRLLERNGEDYICPNCTILQVQDETGASATDEQDTGCRPVGADGTDCTSIGVVEQKSGEDQGIKGRIEKAANPSGKKKLKIFQPVIEAPGAAKCIGPGCSSVAQPDSVYCSNDCILKHAAATMKFLSSGKEQKPKPKEKVKMKPEKFNLPKCSVQVGIKISSVHKRLASEKKENPVKKVMVAPRSEASGKEITCESTTPSWASDHNYNAVKPAKPALLSKCTYHPKAGVTGPSRRLDGCLGLSRNGFMSELVASCSLPARNKCHFASGPQVFLSSLWSFSRCFLKRCVGLTTESLTLEAIPYFSFRSW